The DNA window GGTGGAAGCTTAGATGAAACATGTCGAGTTCAGCACCGTGTATTTGCAAATACTACTCTTCTCTCTATAGGTTTACAAAGACGGTCATCTAAACAATCCTTTTGAGCTACAATGGAACAAATATCAACcatttttaacaggaaaatGTTAAATAGGCTAAAATGCACATCACAAAGATGCTCTACTTCCTGCTGATTCACACTGGGGGGGGTACATGTTAGTTCAGTGGTGGCACAACTGTGTGTCCAATTTCGTTGGACACACAGTTTTGGACATTTAGCTGAACTTCACATTACTTTTGATTTCTGAATATTGGAACACCCTGGTCCATAACAAAGCTCAGGGAGTGCATCAAATAAAAACTCAATGTCAAAACAGTTTCTTACAATTAAATACATCCAATCAGAGTTCATATTGTTTGACTGTCCACTATTAACTGAGAGGTTAAAATGAGACCTGGGTTCTCGAACTGCTTTTATTGAAACAGGTTCAAACATCTTTGACAGTGAAACCAGTGCTGTGGTTGAGAGCagcttcttttatttctttttctttcttctttttattgtaaatcacttttgtttgaaatgtgctagataaaaaaaaatggactTACTGTCTTCCTTACTCTTTACTCACACACCATATTTCATATGTTGGAATTAAAAACGACCTCAGACACAACTTACCACTCCTCCAACGACCAGTACGCCCATTGAAGTGCGGGAATTGAGGGAAGCGATGGCTACCATCAGGTCCTGCTGGGTCATGAGGGCTGTCTGCTGGTTGGGCACTGCCACGGTCGTGGGGGGCGCTGAGGAGGAGGGTGTTTGGGTCTGAGGCAGTGCTGGGCGAGGTGTCTAAGGAATGACAAGCAGAGTTTTTCAGAACAGGGTGTGAAAAAGTGTCATTACAATAATAATTCTTGATTGGTGCGCACCTGAAAGTTCTGGTCCACCAGTCTAAGAGCTCTCTCTGCATTGGCAGGTCCCAAAAAGCGGTGGACTAACGCTTTCCAGCCCAGCGAAAACTTAAACTCAATGTCTTCCTGGAAGTCACTACAAAGTGTGGCGCAGTTTAGGTCGTAACTCATGTCAAACTTCCTGCTGTTCATCAGCATGGACACCTGGCTCTGGGTTGAAGAGGGAAGCAGAGGGAGCATGCTCTCTGGAAAGGGAGAATCCCAGCATAAAATGAAGAGAAGGCATATTTGGACACTAGGTGGGCAGCCCTTCAAAGTGAGGACATTCACATTTGGACACATTTAGAGCTGGTATAACTTTAGGGAGCTGCTGGGCTCAAAGTTAAGAACCAAATATGACAcatttgtgttgcacttttccttacaaggaaaaagagaaaccaaTTTATAGAACGGCTCCGGAGGTCTTTTCATCAGAGGGCACATTAACACCTTTTCAACATCACTGTCACTGAGCACAGCTTGCATGCGTGCATGACAGTGACGCATTTGTCACATAATGGGGCATGGAATGACGGCATTCAGCGAGGAGGGTAAATATAGCAGTGATCAGGGTGTAGCAGACATCAGCCTGAAGGCAAAAAGGTTCTGACCAAGTTTAGCAATGCTGCGAATGAGTGATGGAGCGAAAAAATGCTGCCCTGAAGCCATTTTCTAATAAAAAATATCCATTTCTTAAGAGATTAAACCATTTTCAGAACAGTTTTAGACATTGCATTAACGACTTCAGCTTTTATATTGCAACATTGCAAAGGAGCTCTTATTACTTAACATCCATGTTACGTGAATTACCTATCATGTATTCCTGGGTGGACTGAACAGAGGCGTTGACAGCATTGGAGCAGCGGAAAGCCAAATTCTTGCCCATCCCCTCCTCCACATGAGCCAGCAGCTCCTGCCAACAGCaacaggggtcagaggtcagatggaAAAAAGGATCTTTGCACGCATGGCCCTGTCACAGTGTTTATGCAGACTTAGCATCTGTTATTGCACTAAAACTGAAACACTGTAGTGCTAAAGCTAGCAGATGCTAGCTGCTTTCAGAGGAAGGAAATAGAAGCCTGTCAGATAAAGTTAAACTAAATGTGTGTACACAGTGTAGTAGAGAGAAACTTCATCAAGTAGTATGTACAGGCAGTTTATCTGCTTGGTGACTGAATGTGTAGCAGACAACTTTAATGAGCATCGATTGTTGACACTTACAGCAAAACTAAGCAGAACAtcattttttttggcttttatttCGTCTGAGGTGTTTTTATGTTGCCTTTACTTACAGACTTGTAAATTTTGAGGACCTGAGGTGAGGGGTGGAAGTCACTGTGGAACTCATCAACAATTAAATGAAGGCGACAGATCTCCTCCCCCATGGCGGTGGAAACCTGGATAAAACGCAACATGGGAGCTCAAGCAGATCTAGTCAATGACACACAATGGAGCTTCCTCTGGTTTCTGTCCAGGCATCAACAAGTTTTTCCAATTTCAATATCagcaaaataaagaagaaaaaaaacaattacagagttttatttttgcatatagaggtaattaagttactttcatttaaaggagaaaggaaacagACAAAAGCTCTGTTAATCAGCTagttcaaataaaatgttaaaaatggctCGTTCCATCTTCTTCGATCTTATTTGTCTTTGAAGCCCGATCAAGTCATCGCTGAGCCGATATTGATATAATTGCAAAAACTAAGACCATCTTGTCACCTGCTGACTCTGAGAAAGTGATCGTTTACTTCATCCAGGCTTGACGACTGTAATAGTCTTTATACCAGCCGGGCTCTGCTCTCTCGTCTTCAGCTAGTTCAGGAAGCTGCAGCCCGACTCCTGACAGGCGCTCGTAAACACGACCATATCTCTCCAGGCTCgtttacactggcttccagtgCATTgtagaattgattttaagatgTTATTGCTTGTTTGTAAGTCTCTAAATGGATTAGCTCTgtcatacctctctgaccttttAACTAAAAATCCTGCAAACagatctctcaggtcagctgataaGTTGCTTCTGATTGTCCTTAGAAGCAGGCTAAACACAGAGGAGACCCGGCCTTTGTGACTGCTGCGCCCAAACTTTGGATCAGTCTGCCTCTGCAGATTAGGATCTCTCCAACActcgacatttttaaaacctgtctcaaaacacatttttactctGTAGCTTTTAATCATGACGGagtttgtgttttattctctGTGCGTGTTTGTTCTACTTGTTACTATGTAgagcactttggtcaacctgtgtggtttttaaatgttgcttacaaataaattgattgattgatataatATTTGCTATTTGCTGACCTACTGGCATTTATAACATCTGATAAATTTATCAGCTGATCTAAAGAAGAGACAGGTGAAACACCCTTCAATCAGGTGTTGATTATGCATAATTTGGCCACCAGAGGGCACCCTCCCATCTGCTGTTGGCAACATGTTTGCTAATCAAAGCAGACAGCGTGAACAAGTTCATAAATAAACGAGAAATCTGTTttataagcagaaaaaaaacctcttagCTGATATATAGTAATATCTGGCTCCTTAAAAACCGATCAGATGAAACACCTAATTGATCAGCAGATAATTAGCACTGCATGTGTTGGTGTAATCACAAAGTAAATATCTGAGGTTGGAGATCCTTCAGGGCAGAAAAAAATCCATTTCTCCTTCTGTCAGTGTTACCTTGGACTCCACGTCCTCACTGATCGCCTTgatcttctttttaatttcatcGATTAGCAGGTTGAGTTGATTCTTGACAAACTCCAGCCGATCCATCTGATACTCTCTGTCCTCCAGTGCCGCCACTCTGAAGACCCACCCCCCAAACAGGAAATGCTGTCACACATGCAAACTAGCAGGTAAATAACTTGACAGTAAAACGTTGATTAGACCTGCACAgcagaaagaagcaaaaaaaacatgttgacaACTCAAATTATGACCTAATTTTTCAGCATGCTGATATTTTATCTCTAGAAACCCTTCAGCTGGAGGAAGATCAGACATTATAAGTAAAGAAAACGTAGTGGGCGCTCACCTCTTCTCCGCGGCCTCGATGTGGATGGCATCCATTATGCTCTTGACTTGTTCTGTGATCTGCTTGGCCCTGATAGTGTGCTGCTCAAACTTTGTTTTCACTGCTGACTGCGAGATACACTCCTGCGAGGCCATAACACACAAGTTACTGTGACATTTACTGTGGCTGCTGCTGGACGCCGTGCGGGAACTTGCACGCCACCAGGGACGAATGTAGGACAAGATAAACACCTGCTACGTTTgacttaaaagaagaagaaaagaaatggaaacacAGGTGTGGAAACGACAGCAGCAGAGTGCGTATCTTGTGTCACACAGCCCACATTTGGTCACAGTAGTGTGTTGGTGATCTCACAACaaaattaagaaagaaaaatcaacataTTAAGTGAATTTAAACACAAACGCAACAGAATGAAGGAGGAAGTGCAACATAGATAAGTAGGAATTTTATGTCATGTTGGGATTTAAAGTAGCTGTTCTTCATTTTAAGTAAAGAGTATCGCGATGACTTACTGGAAACAGATTCCTGACCCTGACAGAAGCAGCTCTCTAACGATATAGTAAATCTACTTCATCAGAAATgtgctttctttgtttttaatcacagaGCATTTTTTGTTTCCCCTTTTCCAGCTGTATGATGATTTGTCTGATATGCTCTCTTCCAAACAATTCCTCCTTTATTGGGCTATTTCAGGTgtaaaggaggaggagaagtgtATGCTAACTTGCTAATTGCCTACTTTAACATTTTCCTATGTTGGATCTAATCTGATGTTCCAGCATCCATCACTAACAACCCCAACAGCCAGACCAAGCTGCCAGTGAAGCCAAATGTCTCTTATTCTATGTGCATTTATTCCCAGGATCTATACagtaaaatacaacaaaaatcaaaagaCCACAATAAgatgcaaaatttaaaaaaaaaaactaaatagaaAAACTCAATGAAAAAAGGTGGAACAAAACAAACGGCTGCCCTCACCTAAGTGAATCTAGATTTCAGCAATGAAGACTCAGGTTGATGTAAAAAGGCGCAGTGAGTGGACGGCCCTGCGGGAGTCAAAGTCTGAGCAGCTGGCTGCTTCTGTCAGCTGTTACTGCTCGAGGAAAGACTCACGCTgactcttgtttttttaaaaacattgaaacacacacagactactACTACTTTGAGCTGGCAAAGGAACATCTGAAGATTTCTTATTTATTCCACAAATGTTAGCAGACTTATGCAACAAGCTAAGTTCTGGTTTTGTAGAGCAGCCACTCTTTTCTTCTCCTGCTCACAATGAATGAGGAAACGATCTCAGTTAGCTTAGCGGTGagtttccttctttcttcagcTGTAATTTCTGACAATGCGCTAACTGCAGCTCTCAGCAGGCATCCATGCAACCTAACGTTTCTTTGAATCCTATATTTGTAACGACTGAAACATCCATCCAACACTCAGTTTGTTAGTAAACATTGGAAGATACGCTTCAATGTATTTGTTTTCCtaaacgcacacaaacacacctcaaACCTCCTTTCAAAGCACTGAAACTCCTTCAGTCTCTCCTGGAAGCCCTCAGCAAGAGCGCCACCTGTTGGACAATTTAATCACATTAGAAAGATCATAAAGTTCTGAACATGACTGCAAAAATGCACGCGTACAATACTTTGACTCACATCAGATGTAAACATCTAAACCTCTCATTTAATATTCGTTCATAGTTCTGCTTTATATTGATATCAAGGCTTCTGCGTAACACTGGTGAACGCATGTGTATGAAATCTGGGTAGTACACTTCGTTAGCCCGACCTTCCCTGTATCCTCACCTGTTTCAGGCATGCCTTGTGCACGCTGCATACGGGAATTGAGCACCTCCTTTGcagacacaaagaaaatgtGGTTGGGTGCCTTATCACGGTCCAAAACTTTGAGCTCGTCCACCAAGAAGTTCACACAACGGTCTGTGTGCTGCTTCCTCACCTGAAAAAGAAGACATGCCACCTTCACGTATGAGAGGTTTTTTACATTATGTATTCTCAAAGTAACAATCTCTTTCATTGGAGGCTGATGACACAGCAATCCCATACTCACATCCTCCATGTATTCTGGTTCATTTGCTGAGGCGTCCCAGCGATTGTTGAGGATGAAGATGTTCGGCTTTGAAAGACGCTCATTCactttgtggaaaaagtgctttTCCTAGAAGCAAAGAAGTGGGGCTGTTAAAGGACAGTCTGAGTAGTGCAGAACAGTAAAGACAGAAAGTCACTTCTTTCTTTCCAAAACAAAGCTCCTGCTTGCAGTCTGCAGGGGTAAAAATCCTCACGGTTTGCACACTTATGCAGAAATGGTAGCTTTATGTTTGCTACTCAGCCATCAAAGTTATTTACATAAATCCTCAATTTATATCTACAGAAGAGCCCAGAGTGGAATGCAAGTCTGCTTTGCCTTTAAGAGCTGCAGCTGCGCTAAAGATCTCTGTGACTGGCTGTGTTTAGCTTCACGCTGCATGAATGTGCAGACAGAAACAAGAGTGGGGCCTGTTTGTGGTCAGACATAAACACTGGCTGGTTGCACTCTTATCAGCTCAGCATAGAGAACATCCACACTGGCCCCTCTGGCACTCACAGAACTGGAAACTTGGAGTCAAACTGCTGTGCCACCATCCACTTAAATGAAAACTTAGAGGCTTATAGAGCAATGATGGGTGACAACGGGCCGACGGACACAGCAACCCTATCATCTATAGCTATCGATATATGCATTAATATACATTTAAACAAGTAACTGACAAAGAAAGAGCAGATAAAATATCAGTAACTAACAAGCCTAATAATGGTTTTAATAATGGTTTTGATGACTGACACAAGCATATAGGCAATCTGAAAAAAGCTGACTAGACAGATGAGATAAGATGACAGGTGCTGGCAATACGATGACAAAATTCAGAGCTGAATTACAAGCGGGAACAATGAGGGAATTTCTTTGATCAATCCTTAAGTGAGTGGCGCTCACCCACGGAGCTGTTTTGATGATTTAAAACGTTATCCGGCCTTTTCCCCAGCTCAGGTTATTCCCTATCTACGCATGAAAGTGCTGCTGCAACTAATTATTGAAACAGAGTGACATCAGGACAGCAGCCAAACATGAGTTTGATGTGTGTGACACACTTTACCGTGTTCATGAGTGTAGACTCCGAGTTTGCCACCAGCACAAAAACATCAGCATCCAGGCAAAACTTGTCTATCCAGCTGTCCAGCTGTAACGTGACGTCTGTTCCAGGGCTGGAAGTCAGAAGGGAGGTCAAATACACCAAATGTACGAGATAGGTGGACTTTTCAGATGCGAAGATCTGATCCTGTTACCTGTCTACAAGCACCAGGTCGTCTCGCAGCAGAGCACATTTGGTCTTTGGCCAGAAGACACGAACCAGGCAGCCAGCATCCAGGCTTTCATCCATGAGAAGTGCGTGAGCCAGCTGGTTCACGGTCTGCAGACGGGGAGGAAATCCACTGATGTTAGGAATATTTACACAAAAAGTTTATAGTGATGCAAATGAAAACTTTAGCACATTTTGCAGCCaccaaaatgtgttaaaaaccaCCGAAGGGTGCTGGTTTGGACCCTGAATTGTCCCAAGAATCCATCAGAGTGTGTTAACAAAGCACCTTAGGTCTGTATGACTGGAAGAAAAGTGGCTTGTAGTGAAAAGTGCTCCGAGTGCTTGATTCGAGTACAAGCGCATTATTTATAAATATGAGTAAATTTACCACTTGGAAACCCACCTAGCTTTAATCACTTGAGTTATTAACACGTAAAAACACCAGACTGATTATTAGGAAGGTGAGACGAAGCCGCTCAGCTCCACACAGTAAACAAGACTGTAGGGTCTCCTTTAAATTTCAGACACCTGACACTGCAGTAAACATCCTGGCTTCATGTCACATGTTCTTACATGGCTACAAGTTCAGCCTTTGCCCAGTTCAGTTTGCATTCGACTGACTATTTacgtggctgtagctcaggaggtagagcaagCCATCGACTACCTGAAAGGTttgtggttcaatccctggctgctccactCTGCATGCTCGCAGACacattggagtatgaatgtgtgtgaagttagacagaaagcacttacaCAGAAATAAGTGCTGGTGTGAAAGCGccatataagaaccagtccatttagcTACTCAAGTGCTACATTTATCTGCAACTGTGAAAAACTTCAGTCCCATTATTACTGGTGTTTTAATAGCAAACCACAAACAACAAGAATAAGGACGTATAGTATGATAGAAAGAGCGGCAAGCAGTGTGACCAGATGGTCTGATTAACGACCACGGTGGCATTCTGGTGCGTGTGTTCACGTAAACTTTGTCCTCAGTTTCTCTGGAGGGGATCAGGTGCACATAATTACTAGACAGAGCTCGCAAACTTCCAAAAACGTTCTGCTGCCTCTGAATTAAACTTACCTTGACACTCTTCTTTTCATCTGAGCCGTCTGTCTTGAGGTAGGCCTTATCATCATCGGTGCCCTCCACACTCAAGAAGCAGTTGGTGGTGTGGCCAATACCACTTGGCAGCACTCGATCCCTCAGCATGGCGTTAATCACTGTGCTTTTACCATTACTGGTCCTGAGATCAACAAACAGATTCTTTACTTacttatttaacctttattcaCACAGGCGGTCCCACTGACACTCCAGGTCTCATTTGCAAGTGAGACCTGCTGTTGCTCAGTGTGctcataattttaaaaactcaTAAAGAAATTAAAGTGTTACGTACAAAGTTCCTGTTATTTTCAGCTAGTCCAGCTGCTGTATGGTGCAATTTATTGCCATCTGACTGAATTACTTGAATATAGGACATGCTTGTTTTGCTGTAACACAGTTTCACGGTCAGGTAACTACTCGAGGCACGTGACTCATagttaaagaaaatgaaagtaaagACACGCCTATCCACACAACAGGGAAAAGAGCGCTTTACATTCCCACGACTGAGAGCGTCACAACGAAAAACCCACTCTGGAAAATACCATTTAAGAATAGCACCGCTTTTGGTAAAGCATGTGTAAAGCATGTTTATTATAGTTCAACGAAAGTAAACATAAAAAGTAAAACTAGATGTGAAAACACCTGattacactgaaataaaaataaaaagacttcTTTAGCAAGACTTAAGATGAGTGTGAATCCACTTTCTTCACAAATGCACCGTTTATATTGTAATACCTGTTCTGATCTTCTTAAATCTCACAAACACATCACTGTGAAGTAAACTGATAACAAAaactttttattaataaaatgtcattaaataaaaataaatctggtCAACAGGTAGACTAACCTGCCAAAAAAGGCCACTTTCATGTGCCTGCGTGCCAGCACCTCCTTAATGACAGCCAGTTTGTCTCTATATGCCTTAATCTGCTCCTTCTGATCCTGAGTTGCGATGTTCTCCAAAACTTTATTCCCGCTGATGTCTGtcagcacaaaacacagcatGAAGAAAAGCAAGTGCTGTGCGCCAACACTCCTGATTGACAAGAAGTCGGTGTTAGAAGCTCCCAGGCAAACTTCTCTCACCTTCCACAAACTCTGAAGTCTCCTTCACGTAGTGGAGTAGCTGCTCGAACACATCGCTTATCGTCTTCTTGGCCACAACAAAGTGCTTGAGAGGGGAAAACTCGCCCCGGGCCGAGTCTGTCCGTCTGAGTGGAGGCGCTGCAGCCATGCTGGTCAATCTGAAGCCGGAGGTGTCAGCAAGGACAAACACACTTGTATCAGCGGGCACGAACAACACCGCAAACACAGTTTGGATCGAGCCGAAACACTTCTGTTCATCTTAATATTACAGTTACATAACTTAAGTATCAAACTGCAGTGGATGGAAGATGGATTGTttattaaaagtgtttttagcaAAGTTATCGAACAAGAGTTAGCAGTGACGCCGTGCATCTCCCTACACATTCCTACACACGGAGTTCAGATAGGTAGCTGTACACACATATGCCCGGCTTTTCTCGGTTAGTTATTAGCAGCTGTCACACTTGAAAATCTGTCACGGTGAGTGCTGTCCTGGAGGCTAACAGATTAAGCTAGGTCATGTTACAGGCAGCCGTAAGCTAGCATTAGCCCCGGCGCTACTTTTTTTCCTCACCGCTGTCCAAAGAGAGCCCGCGTCCTCTTCTCATAACACAAATAATATAGATCCGGGTGGACAATGCAGAGATTTCCTTTGCTTACTGGAAGACTGAATGCTGTCAGACTGGCTAACCCGTGTGTTCACTGTAAAGTCACAGCGCCAAGTTACTTAGAGGAAGAAGTATGCTTCCGAAacaaattttcaaaataaaatgcccCTTTGACAGAAACACTAGAAAGTACAGTACTGTAAATGTGAACGCTGCTAACTGATGTCGCTTTAGTTTAATTGCTGTTGAACTACgtgtgttttactgttttaccGCTGCCATTGTTTTTAGATCTTAAACGTGTCAGCCTTGAGAAACAATATCGACTCTATATATTGTTTCTCTTTGAAACCGCTTTAGCGGCCTGACCGTTCAATTGGaagctttcttttattttcaaacttaAGTGTCTAGACTTCCTGTTCTTCCACTTGACGCAGCCCCCGCCAGCGTCAGCTCCAGTCTCAGGACAGGGGGCGGAGATAAGTGACGAAACTGTTGTCCGGAAACAGCCAATCAATGAGCAAAGAATGTGTCCGACCCGGAGCTCTCCTTTACTGTAAACGCCTGACCAGGATATCTATATACGATTGATTAGAGTCTTTAAAAAACAGACTCTCTGCACATGTTTCTGCAAAAAACTTCTAAGCATTTAGTGAAAGTGAagtgaaagtaaaacaaaaaaacagtgaaactgaaaacaatAAGCACCAAACCTGGTAAACCTGCTATTAAAACCAAATTAAActaaaatcaaatttaaaacgAAACCAAAGGTAAAAAcctttgaaaaatgaaaataagacagCAACAGAACCCAGGTTGATGTTTGTGCCCTATCCCAGTTTGATAGAGGTCACACACCATTTTTAGAatacagtgctgtgaacaagTATTTGCCCTctttctgatttctttttcttctgtgtgtttttatttgtcacactttCAGATctttttcagatcatcaaacaaattttagcattagacaaagataaccagagtaaatacaaaatgcactttttaGATCATGatcaaaagtggaaaaaaaaaaaagctatgcaCGCTTGGCTCTATGTGAAAAAGGTCATTtgaaacctaataactggttgtgccagtCCTGGCAGCAAGCCCTATAATCAAGCAATCGTTTTGGTAattggcaatgagtctttcacatcagtGTGGAGAAATTTTCGCCTACCTTCTTTGCAGAACTTTTTTAATTCAGCCAAATTCAGGGAACGAACGGGGCATACTTTGTCTGGATTTTCTGGTAgaaagcagaattcatggtttcaTCACTTACTGGAAGTTGTCCaagtcctgaagcagcaaagcacccccagaccatcacactaccaccaccatgtttgac is part of the Pelmatolapia mariae isolate MD_Pm_ZW linkage group LG23, Pm_UMD_F_2, whole genome shotgun sequence genome and encodes:
- the mfn1b gene encoding mitofusin-1b codes for the protein MAAAPPLRRTDSARGEFSPLKHFVVAKKTISDVFEQLLHYVKETSEFVEDISGNKVLENIATQDQKEQIKAYRDKLAVIKEVLARRHMKVAFFGRTSNGKSTVINAMLRDRVLPSGIGHTTNCFLSVEGTDDDKAYLKTDGSDEKKSVKTVNQLAHALLMDESLDAGCLVRVFWPKTKCALLRDDLVLVDSPGTDVTLQLDSWIDKFCLDADVFVLVANSESTLMNTEKHFFHKVNERLSKPNIFILNNRWDASANEPEYMEDVRKQHTDRCVNFLVDELKVLDRDKAPNHIFFVSAKEVLNSRMQRAQGMPETGGALAEGFQERLKEFQCFERRFEECISQSAVKTKFEQHTIRAKQITEQVKSIMDAIHIEAAEKRVAALEDREYQMDRLEFVKNQLNLLIDEIKKKIKAISEDVESKVSTAMGEEICRLHLIVDEFHSDFHPSPQVLKIYKSELLAHVEEGMGKNLAFRCSNAVNASVQSTQEYMIESMLPLLPSSTQSQVSMLMNSRKFDMSYDLNCATLCSDFQEDIEFKFSLGWKALVHRFLGPANAERALRLVDQNFQTPRPALPQTQTPSSSAPPTTVAVPNQQTALMTQQDLMVAIASLNSRTSMGVLVVGGVVWRTIGWRLIALSASLYGLLYLYERLTWTTKAKERALKRQFVDYASDKMQLMVSLTSANCSKQVQQEMATTFARLCQQVDQTQKELEAEIRQLTAKIDQLESIQSRSKSLRHKATDLEKQLEEFTKQYLQPEQ